A stretch of Lactuca sativa cultivar Salinas chromosome 6, Lsat_Salinas_v11, whole genome shotgun sequence DNA encodes these proteins:
- the LOC111899298 gene encoding protein AGENET DOMAIN (AGD)-CONTAINING P1, which yields MAEDLNSHPFKKGAEVEVSSNDNGFRGAWYSGTVIKSKNKSNNNHSILVEYKTLMADESGTKPLRETLDVVQLRPLPPREKRDRNYKFSDEVDAYYNDGWWEGVITAVLPGNRYSVFFRATREQLEFNRSELRLHREWVDGKWVPPVEEQVQEVSLSIELKINNKDRFKKGALVEVCSDEDGFQGAWFAATVIEQVSSGNLLIQYNSLRNDEDTEFLTEVVDSNHVRPHPGQETVDHFRVLEEVDALYNDGWWVGVISKVVGKQKYEVFFRGTNEEMVFKQSDLRRHKEWISGKWVASNLVGIYKK from the exons ATGGCAGAGGATCTCAATTCCCACCCCTTCAAAAAAGGAGCAGAGGTCGAAGTCAGCAGCAACGACAACGGCTTCCGAGGAGCCTGGTATTCCGGCACCGTAATAAAATCCAAGAACAAAAGCAACAACAATCATTCGATACTAGTGGAATACAAGACGTTAATGGCGGACGAATCTGGAACCAAACCCCTCCGTGAAACCCTTGACGTTGTTCAGTTAAGGCCCCTTCCCCCTCGCGAGAAACGCGATAGGAATTATAAGTTTAGCGATGAGGTCGACGCCTATTACAACGACGGCTGGTGGGAGGGAGTCATCACCGCCGTCCTCCCCGGGAATCGGTACTCGGTTTTCTTTAGAGCCACCAGGGAACAGTTGGAATTCAACCGGTCGGAACTCAGACTTCATAGGGAATGGGTCGATGGTAAATGGGTTCCACCAGTAGAAGAACAAGTACAAGAG GTGTCGTTGTCTATAGAGTTGAAGATTAACAACAAGGATAGATtcaagaaaggggcattggtggAAGTATGCAGTGATGAAGATGGTTTCCAAGGTGCTTGGTTTGCTGCTACAGTAATCGAACAAGTAAGTTCAGGAAACTTATTGATTCAGTATAATTCATTGAGAAACGATGAAGATACAGAGTTTCTGACAGAAGTGGTTGATAGCAACCACGTACGTCCTCATCCTGGTCAAGAGACTGTTGACCATTTCCGTGTGCTTGAAGAAGTTGATGCTCTGTACaatgatgggtggtgggtgggtGTGATTTCTAAAGTTGTTGGAAAGCAAAAATATGAGGTTTTTTTTAGGGGAACAAATGAGGAAATGGTGTTTAAACAATCTGATTTGAGGCGACATAAAGAATGGATCTCTGGAAAATGGGTAGCTTCTAATTTGGTAGGTATTTATAAGAAATAG